GGGATGGTAGGGCTGGCGTTTCCGGATACCGCCTCGACGGTGGTGCAGGGGATGCAGTACACTCTGGAAGTGTAGGATTGGGTGATGGGGCCCCAGCCGACGGTGAGGTCGCCGGTTTTGGGaaggttggttttgggggtaaaagaggtgatgagggagtGGGTGCAGTGGGGGAGGAAGCGGTGATAGGAGTTTATGTCGGCGATTAGGGAGTAGATTTCTGAGGGGGGATAAGGGAGGACTTTGGTTGCGGAGAGGGTGGTTAATGGGGCGGTGgtcgggaggggggggaggagggaggtgaggaatgTTCTTGAATGGGGGCGAGATTGTGGTTTTCGGGactggagaggaggtggttgtcggGATTGGGGCGATGATAATgatagttgttgttgggaggggaggaggagcaagggtCGTCGAGAAAGGCGAGAAAGGGGGGCTGCTCGTAGTCGCAGGCTTGGGCGCATTGTGACGAGGGAGGTTCGTTGAGGGAGGTTCATGGTGTTGTGCGATCAGATCGGATGGCAGATCGCGAAATGGGTTCGGGTAGTAGGTACCTTTTTGGCGGGGCCGAACCAAGGTGCCCACTTTTGAGCCGGGGGGCTGCCGGCCGTTATTCGGACTGTGCTGGCTTGGGGTGACAACTATCGATGTCAGGGATGCTTCTGAATGAGGGCTGCATACCCATCTTGTGCTCAAATCACAAGTGTTAGGCTTTTCTGGTGTTCTTGGTCAAACTCAGAAAAAGCCCACTTCAGCCTGGCCTGTCATCAGACACATGtttgaaaagaaaaaaaaacgtcTATTTTTTCTTCGCGGCCTGCGTCTGTAACAAATGGGAGAGCAATCCACTGGTAGCGTCCATTTCGCTGGTGTCATCTAAGAGCTATCTCTTGAATACACGCTCCAAGCCGTCCCATTGCCATCTTCACTCTCCAATGCTTGGTGCTTACTTCTGATTTTCTGCACCATGGCCCGAATCACGCCCAGCTTTACCCCCAGCTTT
The sequence above is a segment of the Podospora pseudocomata strain CBS 415.72m chromosome 2 map unlocalized CBS415.72m_2, whole genome shotgun sequence genome. Coding sequences within it:
- the COQ10 gene encoding Coenzyme Q-binding protein coq10, mitochondrial (EggNog:ENOG503P2RP; COG:I); translated protein: MNLPQRTSLVTMRPSLRLRAAPLSRLSRRPLLLLPSQQQLSLSSPQSRQPPPLQSRKPQSRPHSRTFLTSLLPPLPTTAPLTTLSATKVLPYPPSEIYSLIADINSYHRFLPHCTHSLITSFTPKTNLPKTGDLTVGWGPITQSYTSRVYCIPCTTVEAVSGNASPTIPLDVLRKHGYETTEGDKKGLEGGVFESLCTKWTVREVKGGVTEVKLVVRFRFANPAVGLAVRAVADEMVGRMICAFEGRAREVCGRGGRPQVGGCIGVATRGE